The following DNA comes from Metopolophium dirhodum isolate CAU chromosome 8, ASM1992520v1, whole genome shotgun sequence.
ttattgttaaataggtACTAGGATTTTTCTATAGTCCTAATCAGcagacattttcataaatatggCTGTTAgccattttgatgaaaaaagtGGTATTATACCATGTAATACAGAATGGGGTAGATGGTGGCAAACTGTAGATGAATTACATATTGAAATAACCCTGCCAGTTAATACGAAATCCAAAGATGTCAAAGTCAATATCACTAACTCAAGTATTACTTGTCAAATTTTAGGAAAAACTTTATTTTCTGTTAGTTTTTAACTGTTGTTTCTAGTgtcattgttgtattatattattaccaaacTTTGTGCTTTCAGggaaatttatttagaaaagtaCGCGCTGACGACACTTTATGGACATTAGAGGATAATGGTACTTTGTTAAACATTGTATTAACAAAAGCAGATTATTCAAATAAAGAAAATGTTTGGGAAGCTATAATGGAGGATGGATCATTTAAAGCAGATCCAATAACATATATTgaaatgatgaaaaaaatggATTTAGAAAAGCTTCAAATGAAGGtatgtacctaaaataataaaacattttaaataattaaattaaaaatcaatgcgCTGCGCTGCGTACGCTAAGGTTGCTTCTTTAACCCGCGTAGTATAgtgattattcatattttttgcgttttttgaaaaatacatatatgtattattttgaaccAAGACCCTCTTTAGATTTTATAGCTTATACgattatgcatttatacatgtgcataagtgtatatttcataaacatGTTATTTTTAAGAAACAAATTTCAGTGTAACGTTACGTATATCGGTATAAAACGATCGTTCAAGAAAACACATGCGTGGTGTATCGAATAGTATCGGGCTCAGACTTGCTGTGAACAAagatacataggtataaaataactagatatagacatatagtgtTTACGGATTGTATCATTTAATTGTTTACACAGCTTTCATGCGGGCGGCTGTACGAGTTTGGTTTCCTTATTCTAGTCTTTATgatgaaaacaattataaattataatatcttgtattttattttcagattcTATAACCCTTAAAatgttctttattattattgaaaatcgGTAACTAGAATTTTTTATGTGATTTTACTTTTTGTGAAATATCTAACTTGCATAGATACCTATGCACTCTAATTAACCAGTTGCatttaagaacaatatttaagcaatatttatttaactaacaatttataactttaatatttttaaaaaaaatatttgtcatacccataaatattaacgttttatattatcataatatacattatgtatttgtatacttagGAAACTAAActcaacaatttattaaaaacctttttattagtactgtatAATGGCGttactttgataattttttactgttttatgacaattttactttttattttatggataaCTTCTGTAGTATTAACGATAAAACTCTCAAAATTAAATCTTAGTTACAGTTATGctcaatttttttaacgttttaatttttaaatttctgatcTTATCTTCAGAtatcaattgttttaatattctatCAAAGTTACACAACGTTGTGGGCAACTTACAAAGCCACACTTAAAAAGTCAacattattctattttaattttgtaaagtatattgataactattatatattatgatttaatattaatggttttatatGGTGAATAACACTATTTTCATAagtaaagaaaacattttttaatttattgcgcTATTGAATTATGTTTTAGTACCCGGGAATGGACTTCAGTAGATCAGAGCTTCAGAAAGATTACGACTCTATACCAGGATTCAATTAACTATAGATTTGTgtatctaaattatagactatatttatatgattcaattgttattttttaactacaagaatctaaataatgaaaatggCTGGATTGTGTAGAACTGAAATTTATgatgtaattatttatgtttatttattttaatgtagatCACttctattgtacctattatttaaaaactttcatTGTTAGTTTCTATTTATGTCAATCactaaaattgataatattaagttataaaattcctaatttatagtattaaaatcattttaactaAGTGTCTCTCTTTTTACTATTGATTTATGCATATTTCAGTATTTTGAATGaaacatttattgtttattagtacattttgaaatattttcttattttagtaatttgatTTTGGAAAACAATGTTATGTCTTGATTATTTAACATGTAtgcataaaaatttttttatgatattaataaacattgacCATccgtgtaaaaaatgtataatacattaattaatttatgcaatgactaatatattttttttttttattataaattatcgtaactaattacataataaaacattgtatatactcataatattatgtattaaaaaaatcaaagttgattataaaatgtaatttatattttttggtctaagaacattataacatgtatataacATGTTTTACACAGTAAAACCTCTCTAAGACGGATTTGCTTGGGACCGTTTAATTTTTTCGTCTCAACATAGTTTCTGACTTTACGGGGTTcacattcattatatatttaaatcggGACCAAAAAAATTGCCCGTGGTACCGGGGTTTCCGTCTTAAAGAAGTTTTACTGTACTTATGAACATATACattagtaataattttgtttaaataaccTATGAGACTTCCCACCCATACCATAGAACAATTAACATCTCAATGGTCATACCTATTTGATACTATTGCTTCCTATTTAATGCTATATAATGGTGTGTTAtgtgaatattatgataatatgtattattttgatgaatgtATTTGACCcagtttgaaaactactgaccTATAATATGGCTATATCGTATGTACATTACATAGGTGGCCCTTATATAGTAGGAGGGTAAggaaagttaaatatttttgatttctcaCACTCCCAATTTTTTCATAaccatacaaaagttatgtgGGTAAGATTTGGGGATGATTAATAATCCCCTTCAGGTGCCGCAAGAGGGATGAATATTCATCAAATAGGGTAGTTTTAGGGTTATTCtgatttaattcattatatattgcATTTAGCATAAAATTGTATAGGACCTAAATAATTCAGGTACTCTCTATAAAAATGTTCCGACAAAATTTCTCGTAAATCTATTAATTTCTGTGGAAaagttaatcttaaaaaaaaaaaaaacgtttatttacacaagtacataaatattggtgtcattaaaaataaatagaaagtGGTTCAATGGAGTAATACAATGTGAAAATTATATACGttacattcaaataaaatatttattaattacgaacgaattaatgtattttttttacagtcaGGGTAATTTGTTctataatcatttacaacttgtaatagaaattgtttttgattttcatCTTTCGTCAGTATACTATTGTATTCTTGAATTAACTTAACGCCTCTTTCTGCAACATCATTTATGACTGATAactctgttaaaatattaattccttTTTTATAGTCTTCTCTTTCTTTCCAATTATCCGGGTGGAAATCTATGAAGTCAGCTGAAATtttaaatcttgaaaaaaagttgACTGTTTCTGGTGATACAAATTcatataattctttttttataaatgtttttatacccTCTTtactcaaaacaatttttttaattgtatcattattgtTCTGGGTTGATTTAAGTGCTTCcaccattttaattttaatttcggtTGGCAcccgaaaatcaaaaaatgataaGGCTATACTTTCCGGCGCAAGGTACCATAAGTgtccacaaaatatataataatattataatataggaagaGAGGGCCAGACAGGCGGATGAAGCCTAGCGGACATGCTATGAAGGAGGACCGCTGACAGAGGGGCAATCTGGAACGCGATGTcaagggcggcggactccggtcaGCCCGAGAAACCGGCTCGGCGGCTCAACAAAGACTatagtatttgataataatatattcatgtttgtaattattcattatttttagtgcataataaACGATGGCGACGCTGTCGAAGTAATGCGCAAGCAGTCCCGGCAGCGTCGTtgataacaagaaaaaaaaaaaaaaagggggcTATAGCCTATTGTGTTTCTGGTACATAAcataaattctaataatataaaggtgGGGGAGTATAGCCTCCTTAGACCCCCCTACACCTATGAGTCacaagtgtatttaaaaattccaaaatcataatttgaatatatgcataatttaagcataaaaataGGATAGCATGCTTAATAAATCATCCTGGTACATGCCCAATACTCTGATGcctcattcaaaaatatataattacagtaTTCTTgggttaaaaaacattttgagagTTTCCAATTGatattacacaatttattagtataagGCAGGATGTAGAgatattgtcaaaaaaattttattttattaaaaacatagaaaaggaattaaaaactattaattttaatttttggaccACACTCCACTACGGCATTACcgctaaaaatttaaatttcagtaattttagtttatttaaggTTATGTACTTTTGTAATTttcttatcatttaaattttttatcgcggttaatgaataatgataataatataatatttgatatctaaaaaaaatataccgatTTTCTGTCGTTCTAAAATTATGAaacatttgtattatgtattaatatcatAGACATTCATAGTTAAATTTGGACAATAATtgcatttaattattgattgaaTGAATATGAATAAGTGGGTTTTCAATGTTAGGCTTTCTCGGAATATTAAACACATCCAGTATTTGAATATTAGATTCTACTCGGATTCTGCAGTTAGAGTACGATTTGCTCCAAGTCCTACTGGTAGATAtttcattagttattaccattacgtatatattttaatctatttaaaattaaaattaaatataaatataatttcatcagTTTAATCATAGTTTATTgtaaagttatattaattactaaaagaTGAGTAAAATCTTCAAAAGTATATTACCTAATTTGAGAAATTATTTATTCAGGGCAGTTACATTTAGGTGGATTTCGTACTGcactttataactatttattcgCTAAATCAAAAGgtggtaaatacattttaagaattgAGGATACTGATCGTACAAGAGTAGTGGACGGTGCAGTTGAACAACTTCAAGAAGATTTGAAATGGCTGGGAATTGAATTTGATGAAGGACCTAGTAATAATGGACCATATGGTCCATACATTCAATCTGAGCGCCTGGAAAATTACCAGTATAAATTAAtgtgatattttgtaattatacaaTTCATATTCGCATTGTTTTAAGGAGAAGAACACAGCAATTGTTAAGTAGTGGACATGCCTACAAATGTTATTGTACCGAGAAAAGACTAGAGCTTTTAAGAAGAGATGCATTACGTACTAGAACTATTCCCCGCTATGACAATAAATGTAGAAGTTTAGATGACGACGATTTAAGTCATAATGAAGGAAAAAAATACTGTATCAGATTCAaggtacatttttgatttttctaatttaatttgtaacctttatttaatgcatataaaattaatgtttagttGAACCAAAGTGATGGTTTTTTCAATGATCTAGTCTATGGTCGTATTGCAAGAAATGTGGCAGCTGTTGAAGGAGACCCAGTAATACTAAAATCTGATGGTTTTCCAACTTATCATTTAGCTAATGTTGTTGATGATCATGATATGAAAATAACACATGTCCTTAGAGGTGTTGAATGGCAACCATCAAcatctaaacatattttactttataggtCAGTAAttcagtaattaaaaataagttattatctatgtatttctaactttataatattacaacattactaatttatatattctagAGCATTTGGTTGGAATCCACCAAACTTTGCACACTTACCATTGTTGATCAATAAAGATGGAACAAAACTTTCAAAGCGTCAAAATGATATAACCATCAATGCATATCGTCAAAAAGGCATTTATCCTGAGgcacttttaaattttgttattagttGTGGGGGAGGATTTGTTCAGAATAAAGaaacaaataatgtttacaTAAAACCTCTTTCAGAACTTATTTCTAAAGTGGGTATAAAATAGTgtcaaagttaaaaaatattataattgttgtaattTTCATATAGTTTGACATAAGCTTGATAAATTCAAATTCATGTCAGGTCCCTTTGGATAACCTTGGATATTTTAATCAAgctcaattaaaaattgaattaaatactgATTTAGGAAGGAAACGAACAActgaagaattaaaaaatattgttaaaaatacattttctaacGAGTAAGATTTAATTTTCCTGTTTTATAGTacatcatttttaattgttaaactaaATTCATAGTTATTGatttatggacatttttaaaaatgttttaatttatgtactttatattgttataaggtaaataatttatacacatatttaattttagcaaATCAGTGGAATTAGATTTATCTGAGAATCatttaatcaaaatacttaAGTGGAGTATTAATAGGATAACAAATATTAACGAACTAATTCATGAAAACTATAAGTTTATTTGGTTAAAACCATCAGAATCAGCATTAAAATCTATGgattatgatataggtaacaaaatatttttataagatagtaacataaacaattatttattaaagataTAACACACAgttaattatgattttgttCTTATAGACATAGTAATCAAACTAAGACATCATTTAATAAACATAGATGATTTCACTATTGATAATTTAGGAACGGTattgaaaaaattttcaaaatcaaacaatgttgtttatagtaatttaatgaaaatgttacGCAACATCATCAGTGGATTGAAGGctagtaaatttataattagattattattatttatttttaaataatttttattatttatatattcttcTTTGCAGCAAGGTCCAGGTGTTAGTGAAATAATGGTAATACTTGGCAAAGAAGAAGTGATAGCGAGATTAAATAAAGCCTGTTTAAAGGGCTGAACAATATCTAATTTcactatttaatatgtttattttaacaattatatactagcaaatatattataatgtgcaaaCTTTTTTGAGTAGCTATTTACCCTTGTCATCTGGtccctataaataaaaatagcatttgtaataaattaaataattaattttcttttaaatttacattttttccatTAAAAACCAATTGTTTAAAAGATTCCAGTGGTTCTTTCACATAGTCAATCAATGAAAAGAACAGTTCTTTTAAATCAGGTTTGCTACTATCTTCAGAATTGTCTGACTGGGACTCGGTTTTTGGTAGTGGCAATGATGGTAACTCAAAACCAGTTAAATCCTTGGttactaaaacaaaattacatatcCTGGTTCAACAGTTAATTCATatatatacagggcgattcactTAGATATCCacttctatttaaaaaaaatgcattttataacatttttgtttttggaatatttaaaaatattgaaagatctcatatcatatttaaatacttagatttttttcacCTATTAAGAAGTGTTTTGTGGAGAAACgaacttatttttttcaaatgataactaCACATTTCTACCATAAATATATGgttttttacaacattgttgcatatgtatatatttttaatgttgatacatttaatCGAAATTCATATGATTAATGTcttggttattaatatttatgtactatgGATAGTAAGTCCTTAATAATggattcatataaaaataaaataaatgtattatctagTCTAGTATTTATCcttagtacataaatatttataactcagaAGCTACTCGTCAGATTTAgatagataaacattttttaaaaatcatctgtttaatattttactatagaaaAAGAATGGTTTACATTTCAAAACGTTAAGTTTGTACAACCACAGTACACTCATCAAAAGTTTAAACAATAAAGaatctaagtatttgaaaatatggtccttacataatatgtaatggtCATTgttttgcaaatttaaaaaatcagaatatGCATTAATTCACTATAAAAGGATAAAATGAGAGGGTGTATGCAAGATAAATCtgtatgatataattatgttactaccaaccattatttatcaaatGATACGAAACAATAGAATAACGTTTGATGATTTTAGTAGCTTCTTCAGATTCTTTTGGATAACCAACATAAAATGCAGCTGTTGCTCCAGTTGTGGCATAGACTAGTTTTTTAAACTTTCCTTTTCTAGCTGCTATTAATAAACCGGCTAAACCGCTTCCTGCCACAAATCCAGCTCGAAGTGCAGAATTATTTTCTTGCCTCAAATCATCCACAAAagcttaacatttaaaataacaaaattaattacaatatacacatacaaaatatttcaattctgGTTTGATGTTATATTTATCTTCTTAGGAATGACCTAAGCAAATGTagatatgatataaatatataatcaatacaattttgttaattttaatattaggttaatagatttattatgaaataaaatgagaaaataatttgcattctctaatttgttattattataatatatttacattttaaaatgattaaataaaaaatagaaaaaagaaaaatattaaaaatttactaaaGAATATAGGTGGTACCttgaatattttcttttacattttatgattaaaaatataatctaataataaaaatatataaatcataatgatCATGCCAaacataaattaacataaattaagtaaatataggtatcaagttctacaaataaataatactaaaataaaatattgttttgttaaacaagaaaataaaataatcctacaaaaatttaatctatgcagatatataaaaaaaaatgtgatgcccttattaaaaaaaacaggaTTTATAACTTAGTTTTGGGGCTAAAAATGAATCCAGCAAACAATAGGTTTTATTCTTTACATgcatatagtattttaaaatagtttgcaaactatagttttataagattt
Coding sequences within:
- the LOC132950155 gene encoding MICOS complex subunit Mic27, which codes for MKFKNIIKNRTATNGFLLTAYAYTVMPVVLAKDEQEPKLVRPSDLPIYPDESKEKKTEKEDNWQPTIALGTIQKVREEIVSLNQQWSKVKDRIYIFLQTGASHTESFVDDLRQENNSALRAGFVAGSGLAGLLIAARKGKFKKLVYATTGATAAFYVGYPKESEEATKIIKRYSIVSYHLINNVTKDLTGFELPSLPLPKTESQSDNSEDSSKPDLKELFFSLIDYVKEPLESFKQLVFNGKNGPDDKGK
- the LOC132950346 gene encoding uncharacterized protein LOC132950346; its protein translation is MVEALKSTQNNNDTIKKIVLSKEGIKTFIKKELYEFVSPETVNFFSRFKISADFIDFHPDNWKEREDYKKGINILTELSVINDVAERGVKLIQEYNSILTKDENQKQFLLQVVNDYRTNYPDCKKNTLIRS
- the LOC132950345 gene encoding nudC domain-containing protein 2-like isoform X2, with the protein product MAVSHFDEKSGIIPCNTEWGRWWQTVDELHIEITLPVNTKSKDVKVNITNSSITCQILGKTLFSGNLFRKVRADDTLWTLEDNGTLLNIVLTKADYSNKENVWEAIMEDGSFKADPITYIEMMKKMDLEKLQMKIL
- the LOC132950345 gene encoding nudC domain-containing protein 2-like isoform X1, whose protein sequence is MAVSHFDEKSGIIPCNTEWGRWWQTVDELHIEITLPVNTKSKDVKVNITNSSITCQILGKTLFSGNLFRKVRADDTLWTLEDNGTLLNIVLTKADYSNKENVWEAIMEDGSFKADPITYIEMMKKMDLEKLQMKYPGMDFSRSELQKDYDSIPGFN
- the LOC132950154 gene encoding probable glutamate--tRNA ligase, mitochondrial; protein product: MNMNKWVFNVRLSRNIKHIQYLNIRFYSDSAVRVRFAPSPTGQLHLGGFRTALYNYLFAKSKGGKYILRIEDTDRTRVVDGAVEQLQEDLKWLGIEFDEGPSNNGPYGPYIQSERLENYQRRTQQLLSSGHAYKCYCTEKRLELLRRDALRTRTIPRYDNKCRSLDDDDLSHNEGKKYCIRFKLNQSDGFFNDLVYGRIARNVAAVEGDPVILKSDGFPTYHLANVVDDHDMKITHVLRGVEWQPSTSKHILLYRAFGWNPPNFAHLPLLINKDGTKLSKRQNDITINAYRQKGIYPEALLNFVISCGGGFVQNKETNNVYIKPLSELISKFDISLINSNSCQVPLDNLGYFNQAQLKIELNTDLGRKRTTEELKNIVKNTFSNDKSVELDLSENHLIKILKWSINRITNINELIHENYKFIWLKPSESALKSMDYDIDIVIKLRHHLINIDDFTIDNLGTVLKKFSKSNNVVYSNLMKMLRNIISGLKQGPGVSEIMVILGKEEVIARLNKACLKG